Proteins encoded together in one Lathyrus oleraceus cultivar Zhongwan6 chromosome 5, CAAS_Psat_ZW6_1.0, whole genome shotgun sequence window:
- the LOC127084405 gene encoding uncharacterized protein LOC127084405 isoform X1, whose translation MEKLINEGLKEFRYICCFTCIAKELEEEKVWLEAERTAVGQRVKVAKRRGEDVEANALFWEEEADKLIQEDTKTNQKCFIGLFPNCIWRYRRGKELANKKDQIKKLMEIGKELTIGLPAPLPDVERYSSRHYISFKSRECKYKELLDALEDDNNYIIGLQGMGGTGKTTLAKEVGKKLKQSTQFTSIIDTTVSFSPDIKKIQDDIAGPLGLKFDDCSESDRPKKLWKRLTNGEKILLILDDVWGDIDFEEIGIPYIDNHKGCRILVTTRNVLVCNKLGCSKTIKLELLSEDEAWEMFKWYAGLTEISTKSLLDKGHKIANECKRLPIAIAVIASSLRGEQRQDEWNAALKSLQKHMSMHGVDDELAKIYKCLKFSYDNMKNEKAKSLFLLCSVFREDEDIFIHRLVRLAIGGGILGEDYGSYEDARSQVVIAKNKLFDSCLLLGAGKYRVKMHDLVRDAAQWIANKEIQTINLYDKNQKAMLEREKNFKYLLWEGKVKDVLSCKLDSSKLEILIVIMYKDGDYHDEKTEVPNSFFENISGLRVFHLFSDFYGAPLSLPQSIQSLKNIRSLLFNRLDLGDISILGNLQSLETLDLDVCKIIELPDVLAKLHNLRLLYLRSCEIRRNNPFKVIEGCSSLEELYFIDSFNDCCREISFPMLQRFIVDDNQRFVDDSPSKCVSLLHQENEHLLSEKKLKDCIQAAEVLILRTIWRGWINIIPEIVPMDHGMNDLVELRLSCISQLKRLIDTKHDNSQETTVFSKLVVLELKEMASLEELCNAPLSFDSLKNLEQLIIQECKQLQSLFMCNLNLCNLKRLLLIGCPTLISLFQLTTSRSLTSLEELTIIRCRNLEYIITDERKEKEPRGEIVVDDDNDSKRSHGSMFPKLKDLRIEQCHGLKFIFPFLSIQDLPALESFSIFGCEKLQYIFGQYVQLGSLKQMDLGDLRNLINIFPKCHLTTSSEPKKDRVFLWTDICCFGKKYRHKSMSFTSTEIPVVFEDKHHDCLTEWESKSYSLGIWERVQYFLTQSLFMWNIKDIVLVDIPKIESLFILSIAPRILLETLTIRDCKELKHIIIDTGDHENGGNNLHSVFPKLKNVQIETCMKLEYIFGHYSDARQNHNEIHLQLQALERLYLKHLPSLVATCPQHYRTIFPLLEDLFVENCLQFAIKSIGDLTIKKELSGNMDHFLALKSLKLYYWKVEHIYFLNKEVHEQQMNLGLQYILLHELPTTTCLLVGPKNSFSLNHLTVIKIRRCEKLEIVFSTSILRCLPQLVALRIVECKELKHIIEDDLENDKSINFESTNTYFPKLEILIVGNCNKLKCVFPTSVCKELPKLKVLIIREAYELQQIFKTEGDDQKLEIPNLEVVSFINLPNLSDAQKVHFEAINYRLVQNCHNFSLTSASKSDTTDNIIDSFYNIDSEFYTELVVLLQLQQIKEVYKSHYTCNESPTSEITREFADGVGVEAEAALGHILTSSQLQMLLNEQSMDQQLLTNKQHSLGETETTNKPQLEGSVTPPEKTLAANSSTISETKKEQPIQLLGPKQMEDVDCQVATTSLSIVTTENNDEGEESLNIFLETNDEGEDPLIKLSETNDEVSEDSSQIDENLSELEQLASKKHLNDENLCLLNDFLAKHPCVRLRDTSLSNRYKGYAYNLLAELLKFLQTHSLVDVLGSRRSELFELLQDVRSFAFDKDWLDGVERRIIQQDGDLNAPIGY comes from the exons AAGGTCTGGCTGGAAGCAGAAAGGACAGCTGTTGGGCAGCGTGTTAAAGTTGCAAAAAGAAGAGGAGAAGATGTTGAAGCTAATGCTCTTTTTTGGGAAGAAGAAGCTGATAAGCTCATTCAAGAAGACACCAAAACAAATCAGAAATGTTTTATTGGATTATTTCCTAATTGCATATGGCGATACAGAAGGGGAAAGGAACTGGCAAATAAAAAAGACCAAATAAAAAAATTAATGGAAATTGGAAAGGAACTTACAATCGGACTCCCTGCTCCTCTTCCAGATGTTGAGCGTTATTCATCCCGACACTATATTTCTTTTAAAAGTAGAGAATGCAAATATAAAGAGCTTTTGGATGCATTGGAAGATGACAACAATTATATAATTGGGTTGCAAGGGATGGGGGGCACAGGAAAAACTACATTGGCCAAAGAAGTTGGTAAGAAACTTAAGCAATCCACACAATTTACGTCCATTATTGATACAACAGTTTCATTTTCTCCTGATATTAAAAAGATTCAAGATGATATTGCTGGACCATTGGGATTGAAATTTGATGACTGTAGTGAATCAGACCGACCCAAAAAACTATGGAAAAGATTAACCAATGGTGAAAAGATTCTTCTAATATTGGACGATGTTTGGGGTGATATTGATTTTGAAGAAATAGGGATTCCATATATTGACAATCACAAAGGTTGTAGAATTCTTGTAACCACGCGCAATGTGTTGGTATGCAACAAATTAGGATGCAGTAAGACAATCAAATTGGAGCTCTTGTCTGAAGATGAAGCATGGGAAATGTTCAAATGGTATGCTGGTTTAACTGAAATTTCAACTAAAAGTTTGCTCGACAAGGGACATAAAATTGCGAATGAGTGCAAAAGATTACCAATTGCAATTGCTGTAATCGCTAGTAGTTTGAGGGGCGAACAACGTCAGGATGAGTGGAATGCTGCCTTAAAATCCTTGCAAAAACATATGTCCATGCATggtgttgatgatgaacttgCTAAAATTTATAAATGCTTGAAGTTTAGCTACGATAATATGAAGAATGAAAAGGCAAAGAGTTTATTCCTCTTGTGTTCTGTATTTCGAGAAGATGAAGATATTTTTATTCATAGGTTAGTCAGACTTGCCATCGGAGGAGGTATTTTGGGGGAAGACTATGGCAGCTACGAAGATGCTCGAAGTCAAGTAGTTATAGCCAAAAATAAACTCTTCGATTCTTGTTTATTGTTGGGAGCCGGTAAATATAGGGTAAAAATGCATGACTTGGTTCGCGATGCAGCCCAATGGATAGCGAACAAAGAGATTCAAACAATAAACTTGTATGATAAAAATCAAAAGGCAATGCTAGAACGGGAGAAGAATTTTAAATATTTGTTATGGGAAGGAAAGGTGAAGGACGTGCTTTCATGCAAGCTTGATAGTTCAAAGCTCGAGATTCTAATTGTCATCATGTATAAGGACGGTGATTACCACGACGAGAAAACCGAAGTCCCAAATTCATTTTTCGAAAATATCAGTGGCCTTAGAGTTTTTCATTTATTTAGTGATTTTTATGGAGCACCTCTGTCATTACCTCAATCAATTCAGTCGTTGAAGAATATTCGATCTCTTCTTTTTAACCGTCTTGATTTGGGTGATATATCTATTTTGGGTAATCTACAAAGTCTTGAGACACTTGATTTGGATGTGTGTAAAATTATTGAATTGCCGGACGTACTTGCAAAGCTACATAATCTTAGATTGTTGTACTTGAGATCTTGTGAAATTAGACGGAATAATCCATTTAAAGTGATTGAAGGATGCTCCTCACTTGAAGAGTTGTATTTCATAGACAGTTTTAATGATTGTTGCCGAGAAATATCCTTCCCAATGTTACAAAGATTTATAGTGGATGATAATCAGAGATTTGTGGATGATTCACCATCAAAATGTGTGTCTCTTTTACATCAAGAAAATGAACATTTACTCTCTGAAAAAAAACTCAAGGATTGTATTCAAGCAGCAGAGGTTCTTATACTAAGAACAATCTGGCGGGGATGGATAAATATCATACCTGAGATTGTTCCTATGGATCATGGTATGAATGATCTAGTCGAGCTCAGATTGAGTTGCATTTCACAACTTAAGCGCCTCATCGACACTAAGCATGATAATTCTCAAGAAACAACTGTCTTCTCCAAATTAGTTGTACTAGAATTGAAAGAAATGGCAAGTTTGGAAGAATTGTGCAACGCTCCTCTTTCTTTTGATTCTTTGAAGAATTTAGAGCAGCTGATCATCCAGGAATGCAAACAATTGCAAAGCTTATTTATGTGCAACCTAAACCTTTGCAATTTAAAGAGATTGTTATTGATAGGATGTCCGACGTTGATCTCCCTATTTCAACTGACTACTTCTCGTAGCCTAACGTCGTTGGAGGAATTGACAATAATTCGATGCAGGAATCTTGAATACATAATAACAGATGAAAGAAAAGAGAAGGAACCCAGAGGAGAAATAGTTGTTGACGATGATAATGATAGCAAGAGGAGTCACGGGTCAATGTTTCCAAAACTTAAAGATCTTCGTATTGAACAGTGCCATGGATTAAAATTTATATTTCCGTTTCTCTCAATTCAAGATCTTCCGGCACTAGAATCTTTCTCAATATTTGGTTGTGAGAAGCTGCAATACATATTTGGCCAATATGTACAACTTGGTTCTCTAAAACAAATGGATCTTGGGGATTTGCGaaatttaataaatatttttcCAAAATGTCATCTTACCACATCTTCCGAACCTAAGAAAGACAGGGTCTTTTTATGGACTGATATATGTTGCTTCGGTAAAAAATACAGACACAAGTCAATGAGTTTTACAAGTACTGAAATCCCAGTGGTTTTTGAAGATAAACATCATGATTGCTTAACAGAATGG GAATCAAAATCATATTCCCTCGGCATATGGGAACGTGTTCAATATTTTTTGACACAATCACTCTTCATGTGGAATATTAAAGATATTGTATTGGTTGATATTCCAAAGATAGAATCATTATTTATCCTATCTATTGCTCCAAGAATATTGTTAGAAACTTTGACAATTAGGGACTGCAAAGAATTGAAGCACATAATAATAGACACCGGAGATCATGAAAATGGTGGCAATAACTTGCACAGTGTCTTCCCAAAATTAAAAAATGTCCAGATTGAAACTTGCATGAAATTAGAATATATATTTGGACACTACTCTGATGCTCGTCAAAACCATAATGAGATTCACCTTCAGCTTCAAGCACTGGAGCGTCTCTATCTTAAACATCTGCCAAGTTTAGTTGCCACATGTCCACAGCATTATCGCACAATATTTCCACTTTTGGAAGATCTTTTCGTCGAAAACTGCCTGCAGTTTGCTATCAAATCCATTGGTGATCTCACAATCAAGAAG GAATTGAGTGGGAACATGGATCATTTTCTCGCTTTGAAAAGTCTCAAGCTATATTATTGGAAAGTAGAACATATATATTTTCTCAACAAAGAAGTACATGAACAACAAATGAACTTAGGTTTGCAATACATTCTGTTGCATGAGCTGCCTACGACGACATGTCTTTTGGTTGGTCCCAAAAATTCATTTTCCCTCAATCACCTTACAGTGATAAAAATCAGGCGATGTGAAAAATTGGAAATTGTGTTTTCCACATCTATATTAAGATGCCTACCACAATTGGTTGCTCTAAGAATAGTAGAATGCAAAGAGTTGAAGCATATTATTGAAGATGATTTGGAGAATGACAAATCCATAAATTTTGAGTCTACAAACACATACTTTCCAAAGCTAGAAATACTTATTGTAGGAAACTGCAACAAACTCAAATGTGTCTTTCCGACTTCCGTATGTAAAGAGCTTCCAAAGCTAAAAGTTCTGATAATAAGAGAAGCATATGAGCTGCAACAAATATTCAAAACCGAAGGTGATGATCAGAAACTCGAGATTCCAAATTTGGAAGTTGTATCATTTATCAATCTTCCAAACCTCTCTGATGCTCAAAAAGTGCACTTTGAGGCCATAAATTATCGTCTTGTACAAAACTGTCATAATTTCTCTCTGACTTCAGCATCAAAATCCGACACCACTGATAACATTATTGATTCTTTTTACAACATAG ATTCTGAATTCTATACGGAACTCGTGGTTCTATTGCAATTGCAACAAATAAAAGAAGTGTACAAAAGCCACTACACCTGTAATGAAAGTCCTACTTCAGAAATCACTAGAGAATTTGCAGATGGGGTTGGGGTTGAAGCGGAAGCAGCATTAGGACACATATTGACTTCTTCACAG TTACAGATGTTATTGAATGAACAATCAATGGATCAACAACTATTGACgaacaaacaacattcacttGGAGAAACTGAAACGACCAATAAACCTCAG TTGGAAGGTTCTGTCACGCCGCCAGAAAAAACTTTAGCAGCAAATTCTTCTACCATTTCAGAAACAAAGAAGGAGCAACCTATACAATTACTTGGTCCTAAACAAATG GAAGATGTTGATTGCCAAGTAGCCACAACCTCTTTGTCCATTGTCACTACGGAAAACAATGATGAAGGTGAAGAGTCTTTGAATATATTTTTAGAGACCAATGATGAAGGTGAAGACCCTTTGATTAAACTTTCAGAGACCAATGATGAAG TTTCAGAAGACTCTTCTCAAATAGATGAAAATTTAAGTGAGCTGGAGCAACTAGCTTCGAAGAAGCATTTGAATGATGAGAACTTGTGTTTGTTGAATGATTTCCTTGCGAAGCACCCTTGTGTTCGTTTAAGAGATACTTCACTTAGTAATAGATACAAGGGCTATGCCTACAACTTACTTGCTGAGCTTTTGAAATTCCTCCAAACGCATAGTCTGGTCGATGTATTGGGCTCACGCCGCTCTGAACTTTTCGAGTTATTACAAGATGTGCGCAGCTTTGCTTTTGATAAGGATTGGTTGGATGGTGTGGAAAGGCGTATAATTCAACAAGACGGGGATTTAAATGCCCCTATTGGCTATTAG